A single region of the Acidobacteriota bacterium genome encodes:
- a CDS encoding HD domain-containing protein — translation MVGGCVRDALLGLECREFDLEAFRLTSDRLENVLRGLELPVDQVGRAFSVARLRGFPIDIALPRRERKVGKRHRDFVVDADPQMSVEAAAERRDFTINAISYDPLTDRLDDPLNGRADLERRRLRHASHRFGEDPLRVLRGMQFIARLALEPDRETEVLCSRIDWSDLSAERVFDEWRKMLLYGVEIGRGLRFLETVGWLRAYPELEALIGCEQDPEWHPEGDVWVHTGHVLDAFARERLEDEDEDLVVGLACLCHDLGKPATTRFVDGRLRSRGHEAAGERPTRTLLARLTSRRGLVDDVVRLVVDHLKPRQLHRGRAGDAAVRRLANRVRRIDRLVRVARADAQGRPPLGPVDCPECDWLLARAEALRIRDRAPEPVVRGRDLIARGFAPGPAIGEFVDRCYQAQLDGAFEGRTGGLRFLDSLLRRRAGPERAPGSSGRAEP, via the coding sequence GTGGTCGGAGGCTGCGTTCGAGACGCGTTGCTCGGCCTGGAGTGCCGCGAGTTCGACCTGGAGGCGTTCCGACTCACGTCCGACCGCCTGGAGAATGTCCTTAGAGGCCTCGAGCTGCCGGTCGACCAGGTGGGCCGCGCGTTTTCCGTCGCCAGGTTGCGGGGTTTCCCGATCGACATCGCCCTGCCGCGCCGGGAACGGAAGGTGGGGAAGCGGCACCGGGACTTCGTCGTCGACGCGGATCCCCAGATGAGCGTGGAGGCTGCCGCGGAGCGGAGGGATTTCACGATCAACGCCATCTCGTACGACCCCCTGACGGACCGGTTGGACGACCCCCTGAACGGACGGGCCGATCTCGAACGCCGGCGGCTCCGCCACGCTTCGCACCGTTTCGGGGAAGACCCGCTGCGGGTGCTGCGCGGCATGCAGTTCATCGCCCGGCTGGCCCTAGAGCCGGACCGGGAGACGGAGGTCCTCTGCTCCCGGATCGACTGGAGCGATCTGAGCGCGGAGCGAGTCTTCGACGAGTGGCGCAAGATGCTTCTGTACGGCGTCGAGATCGGACGCGGTCTGCGATTCCTCGAGACGGTCGGGTGGCTACGGGCCTATCCCGAGCTGGAGGCTCTGATCGGCTGCGAGCAGGACCCGGAGTGGCACCCCGAGGGAGATGTCTGGGTGCATACCGGACATGTCCTCGACGCGTTTGCCAGGGAACGGCTCGAAGACGAGGACGAAGACCTGGTCGTCGGACTTGCCTGCCTTTGCCATGACCTGGGCAAGCCGGCGACGACGCGGTTCGTCGACGGGCGGCTGCGCTCCCGGGGGCACGAGGCGGCCGGCGAGCGGCCCACGCGAACCCTCCTCGCCCGGCTGACGAGTCGCCGGGGCCTTGTCGACGACGTTGTCCGCCTGGTGGTCGATCACCTGAAGCCGCGCCAGCTCCACCGGGGCCGCGCCGGCGACGCGGCCGTCCGGCGGTTGGCCAACCGGGTACGGCGGATCGACCGACTGGTGCGGGTGGCACGCGCCGATGCCCAGGGACGCCCCCCGCTCGGGCCCGTCGACTGTCCCGAGTGCGACTGGCTGCTGGCGCGCGCCGAGGCGCTACGAATCAGGGATCGGGCGCCGGAGCCGGTGGTGCGAGGCAGGGACCTCATCGCTCGGGGCTTCGCTCCGGGTCCGGCGATCGGCGAGTTCGTGGACCGCTGCTATCAGGCCCAACTGGACGGCGCCTTCGAGGGGAGGACCGGTGGCCTTCGTTTCCTCGACTCGTTGCTCCGGCGCCGGGCTGGGCCTGAGCGAGCGCCGGGCAGCTCCGGCCGGGCGGAACCGTGA
- a CDS encoding efflux RND transporter permease subunit → MSADEKEVGMEGQGTGLRGGPEEQEAALQEAAAHVPVHPLIRFAVERRVTMFMATLGVLVLGWLSLTRLPLEFLPLFQSSNISVRVPYQSSSPEEIARSIIWPLEDSLGTINGVRLLRSRASGSSASVDIEFQDGTDMELAAVDVRDRIDRVRNELPSDVEQIYVRRFESTDIPVLRSSLSAPWDQDELNDFVEDVLLPRIERLEGVAQAEVWGMLSRELRIELLPDRMAAHGVDVRELRQILQNNHVNVSGGYLREGSRRLLVRTVGEFRAPDEIRDLPIRGDGLRVGDVADVKFGYPDKYEHNFLNGVEAINLSVNKASDANLLEVVNRVKAELEAIRQTPEGEGLEFRHFHDTSIDVRQGLTELGRSGLIGGGLAIVFMFLFLRKFRTTLLVALAVPLSLVMTFVMMYLGRQAGVTEITLNVMSLMGLMLAIGMLLDNSIVVIESIFRHRQELGANAKYAALGGASDVAMPIICSTMTTMCVFVPLIFFGSGGGGPGSFSRFMGDIGTTVCVVMLGSLVISLTVVPMIAAILLRSESKRRFRLLDRMNDLYGRTLGFTLRHRFVFTMVIGTLLYGSWVLYNSIERSYNQPSQGRALTVFVETPRQMGMDERLALYDEVYAMLDARRDEWEIADIAHQVRRGGGRSRGYGGSNRFEIYLKPEEVSELSTDEVTELIREAMPQRVGVLFKLARTEFGPPGSGRSGMDVELIGDDVGTLELLVPRITERLRQIPIVGDIDNSFESGDDEIRVSVNRERALQGGLSSQAVAMTVSGALSSRSLAYFKTAEREIGMVMQYREEDRETLDQLKKMPVLVSDPNGEGAGVTLPISSLASFNVQSGPSEVERENRRAKVEIDVTAAGGTPGFMLRRPVQMALADVPLPPGYEWSLGRRFMEAEEDASRAVLAMILAVVLIYMIMAALFEDFLQPFTIMLSIPFAFIGVGLIMFLAGQPRSDSSNMGLLILAGIVVNNAIVLIDHINRLRREGIARDKAIVLGGKNRLRPILMTAVTTILGLSPMVAPFFLPQVFGQPEGRAAFWAPVGLVILGGLTTSTFLTLLVIPTVYSLVDDFKLFIQRVVRAAVAVPRRKMA, encoded by the coding sequence GTGAGCGCCGACGAGAAGGAGGTCGGGATGGAAGGGCAGGGAACCGGCTTGCGCGGTGGGCCGGAGGAGCAGGAAGCGGCACTGCAGGAGGCGGCGGCACACGTCCCGGTCCACCCGCTGATCCGCTTCGCCGTCGAGCGGCGCGTGACCATGTTCATGGCGACGCTGGGGGTGCTGGTGCTCGGCTGGTTGTCGCTCACGCGGCTGCCGCTGGAGTTCCTGCCCCTGTTCCAGTCGTCCAACATCTCGGTTCGGGTGCCGTACCAGTCCTCGTCGCCAGAGGAGATCGCGCGGTCGATCATCTGGCCGCTGGAGGACAGCCTGGGAACGATCAACGGCGTCCGGCTGCTCCGCTCGCGGGCCAGCGGCAGCTCCGCTTCGGTGGACATCGAGTTCCAGGACGGGACCGACATGGAGCTGGCGGCCGTCGACGTGCGCGACCGGATCGACCGGGTGCGCAATGAACTTCCGAGCGATGTGGAGCAGATCTACGTCCGTCGCTTCGAGAGCACGGACATTCCGGTTCTCCGCAGCAGTCTCAGCGCGCCGTGGGACCAGGACGAGCTGAACGACTTCGTCGAGGACGTGCTCCTGCCCCGGATCGAGCGACTGGAGGGCGTGGCGCAGGCGGAAGTCTGGGGCATGCTGAGCCGGGAGCTGCGGATCGAGCTGTTGCCCGATCGCATGGCCGCCCACGGCGTGGATGTCCGCGAGTTGCGGCAGATCCTGCAGAACAACCACGTGAACGTCTCGGGCGGCTATCTGCGCGAAGGCAGCCGCCGTCTGCTGGTTCGCACCGTCGGTGAGTTCCGGGCGCCGGACGAGATTCGCGACCTGCCGATCCGCGGCGACGGCCTGCGGGTCGGCGACGTCGCCGACGTGAAGTTCGGCTATCCGGACAAGTACGAGCACAACTTTCTCAACGGGGTCGAGGCGATCAACCTGAGCGTCAACAAGGCCTCGGACGCGAACCTCCTGGAGGTCGTGAACCGGGTTAAGGCCGAGCTCGAAGCGATTCGGCAGACGCCCGAGGGCGAGGGCCTCGAGTTCCGCCATTTCCACGACACCTCGATCGACGTCCGCCAGGGGCTGACCGAGCTGGGCCGCAGCGGTCTGATCGGCGGTGGCCTGGCGATCGTCTTCATGTTCCTGTTCCTGCGCAAGTTCCGGACCACGCTCCTGGTGGCCCTGGCAGTGCCGCTGTCCCTGGTCATGACCTTCGTCATGATGTACCTCGGCCGCCAGGCGGGCGTCACCGAGATCACCTTGAACGTGATGAGCCTGATGGGGCTGATGCTCGCGATCGGGATGCTGCTCGACAACTCGATCGTGGTGATCGAGTCGATCTTCCGGCACCGCCAGGAACTCGGCGCCAACGCGAAGTACGCCGCCCTGGGTGGCGCCAGCGACGTGGCGATGCCGATCATCTGCTCGACGATGACGACAATGTGCGTGTTCGTGCCGCTCATCTTCTTCGGCAGCGGCGGCGGAGGACCGGGCAGTTTCTCGCGCTTCATGGGCGACATCGGCACGACGGTCTGCGTCGTCATGCTCGGTTCCCTGGTCATCTCCCTGACCGTGGTACCGATGATCGCGGCGATCCTGCTCAGGTCGGAGAGCAAGCGCCGGTTCAGGCTGCTCGACCGGATGAACGACCTCTACGGCAGAACATTGGGCTTCACCCTCCGCCACCGCTTCGTTTTCACGATGGTCATCGGCACGCTGCTCTACGGTTCCTGGGTGCTCTACAACAGCATCGAGCGGAGCTACAACCAGCCATCCCAGGGCAGGGCACTGACGGTGTTCGTCGAGACGCCGCGGCAGATGGGAATGGACGAGCGCCTGGCTCTCTACGACGAGGTCTACGCGATGCTCGATGCCAGGCGCGACGAGTGGGAGATCGCCGACATCGCCCACCAGGTCCGGCGGGGCGGCGGCCGCAGCCGGGGATACGGCGGCAGCAACCGCTTCGAGATCTACCTCAAGCCGGAGGAGGTCTCGGAGCTGTCCACGGACGAGGTCACGGAGCTCATCCGGGAGGCGATGCCGCAGCGGGTCGGTGTGCTGTTCAAGCTCGCTCGCACCGAGTTCGGGCCTCCGGGCTCCGGGAGATCCGGGATGGACGTGGAACTGATCGGCGACGACGTCGGCACTCTCGAACTCCTGGTGCCGCGGATCACCGAACGGCTGCGCCAGATTCCCATCGTCGGCGACATCGACAACTCGTTCGAGAGCGGCGACGACGAGATCCGGGTGTCGGTGAACCGTGAGCGCGCCCTCCAGGGCGGCCTGTCGAGTCAGGCGGTGGCAATGACCGTCAGTGGCGCGCTGTCGAGTCGTTCGCTGGCGTACTTCAAGACCGCGGAGCGCGAGATCGGCATGGTCATGCAGTACCGGGAGGAGGATCGCGAGACGCTCGATCAATTGAAGAAGATGCCGGTCCTCGTGTCGGACCCCAACGGCGAGGGCGCGGGCGTGACCCTGCCGATCTCCAGCCTCGCGTCGTTCAACGTCCAGAGCGGTCCGTCCGAGGTCGAGCGGGAGAATCGCCGAGCCAAGGTGGAGATCGACGTGACGGCCGCGGGCGGCACGCCGGGCTTCATGCTCCGACGGCCGGTCCAGATGGCGCTTGCGGACGTGCCGTTGCCGCCAGGCTACGAGTGGTCTCTCGGCAGGAGGTTCATGGAGGCCGAGGAGGACGCATCGCGGGCGGTGCTGGCGATGATCCTGGCCGTGGTGCTGATCTACATGATCATGGCGGCGCTGTTCGAGGACTTTCTCCAGCCCTTCACGATCATGCTCTCGATTCCGTTCGCCTTCATCGGCGTCGGGCTGATCATGTTCCTGGCGGGCCAGCCGCGGTCCGACTCGTCGAACATGGGACTCCTCATCCTGGCCGGGATCGTGGTCAACAACGCGATCGTCCTGATCGATCACATCAACCGGTTGCGGCGCGAAGGCATCGCCCGCGACAAAGCGATCGTTCTCGGCGGCAAGAATCGCCTGCGGCCCATCCTGATGACGGCGGTGACGACGATTCTGGGCCTGTCGCCGATGGTGGCGCCGTTCTTCCTGCCTCAGGTGTTCGGGCAGCCCGAAGGCCGGGCTGCCTTCTGGGCGCCGGTGGGTCTCGTCATCCTGGGCGGACTGACCACTTCGACGTTCCTGACCCTGCTCGTGATTCCGACGGTTTACTCCCTGGTCGATGACTTCAAGCTCTTCATCCAGCGGGTTGTGCGGGCGGCAGTCGCCGTTCCGCGGAGAAAGATGGCATGA
- a CDS encoding tetratricopeptide repeat protein codes for MKSIRESWTMGLTAGRAFALPAIVVVLCLSLAAPAAAQLPGTVYGQIFDAKTGETIEGVEIIFTDPEAPSFREVHYSGRNGRFRIMLKNVVKHERSGFAVELKKEGYVTRRVGNVRIPARSETRLSQLSGGGDWNLTSVEDALEAQAALQQGASPGPAPEIDLEAQARGSAIKLYNQGSNALNSGDYDTAELLFTNALDKKADLVPAMGGLARVLSYRGDHIRAVEYAEKVVAAGEDLENMNQILYAGYDALGMEDKAEAALKALQATDMDKAGKNMFNKAADLFNSGQIPEAQVELEKLLAADPNHPEANYMLGICYAGSDPAKAKAQFEKFLSLAPDHADAPTAREMLQYLE; via the coding sequence ATGAAGTCGATTCGCGAATCGTGGACCATGGGGCTTACGGCCGGGCGCGCCTTCGCGCTCCCGGCGATCGTCGTGGTTCTCTGCCTGAGTCTGGCGGCGCCGGCGGCTGCGCAGCTCCCGGGCACCGTGTACGGCCAGATCTTCGACGCCAAGACCGGCGAGACGATCGAGGGCGTCGAGATCATCTTCACCGATCCCGAAGCTCCCTCGTTCCGTGAGGTGCACTACTCCGGCAGGAACGGCCGCTTCCGCATCATGCTCAAGAACGTCGTCAAGCACGAACGTTCGGGCTTCGCCGTCGAGCTGAAGAAGGAAGGCTACGTCACCCGGCGCGTCGGCAACGTGCGGATCCCCGCCCGCTCGGAGACGAGGCTCAGCCAGCTTTCGGGAGGCGGCGACTGGAACCTCACGTCGGTCGAGGACGCCCTGGAAGCCCAGGCCGCCCTGCAGCAGGGCGCCAGTCCCGGGCCCGCGCCGGAGATCGATCTCGAGGCGCAGGCGCGCGGCAGTGCGATCAAGCTCTACAACCAGGGCAGCAACGCCCTGAACTCGGGTGACTACGACACCGCCGAACTCCTCTTCACGAACGCGCTGGACAAGAAGGCGGATCTCGTACCCGCCATGGGTGGGCTGGCGCGTGTCCTCTCCTACCGCGGTGACCACATCCGGGCCGTCGAGTACGCCGAGAAGGTCGTCGCGGCCGGTGAGGACCTCGAGAACATGAACCAGATTCTCTACGCGGGCTACGACGCCCTCGGCATGGAGGACAAGGCGGAGGCCGCGCTGAAGGCTCTCCAGGCCACCGACATGGACAAGGCCGGCAAGAACATGTTCAACAAGGCCGCGGACCTCTTCAACTCCGGCCAGATCCCCGAAGCCCAGGTCGAGTTGGAGAAGCTCCTGGCCGCGGATCCGAACCACCCCGAGGCGAACTACATGCTCGGCATCTGCTATGCCGGAAGCGACCCCGCCAAGGCGAAGGCCCAGTTCGAGAAGTTCCTGAGCCTGGCCCCTGACCATGCGGACGCTCCGACCGCCCGGGAGATGCTCCAATACCTCGAGTAG
- a CDS encoding efflux RND transporter periplasmic adaptor subunit — MKLKRCMGKARSAGALLLIAAVAAAGIGCGQSSAEAGGENPRAGQGGPGGGPPGGGQRSGRPGGRGGGPPGGFPGGMPPGFGAPASAIPVRVTSVIRRDIADYLETNGSLEAENEVDIVARTTGPIVELNVEEGDFVRAGQVLARIDAAEIEAQLGIARVNLAEAELAWNRAQDSFQAEVVSQEAYDLAKSNFDAAAAQIVGTEILLDYTVIRAPFDGLIIERVIKNAEHVANNARLFRISDFDPLLCPIQLPEKDLPRLKLDQPAYLTVEAYPGVRFPARVLRISPVVDPATGTVKVTLEVQAQGRLRPGMFASVFVETDVHENAIVVPKQALVLESTSDTVYVAMDDGGGGTVAQRRELELGYEESDSLEVLSGLREGEDVVIVGQDGLSDRTPISIDEREGPAAAPAMFTAVPATAAGRATQVAAGQVAPVAGGAPAAEQAAPRPRRPGGPGSGPPGQGGPGGFRGAQPGGFDPSQMTPERLEMMRARMKERGMSDEQIDQMMERIRSGQRPPGRPPGGPPGRQQGGPPG, encoded by the coding sequence ATGAAACTCAAGAGATGCATGGGCAAGGCGCGGTCGGCCGGCGCCCTTCTGTTGATCGCGGCGGTGGCCGCCGCAGGCATCGGCTGCGGCCAGTCCAGCGCCGAAGCGGGCGGCGAGAACCCCCGCGCGGGCCAGGGCGGTCCTGGCGGCGGCCCTCCGGGCGGCGGCCAGCGCAGCGGGCGGCCTGGGGGGCGTGGCGGCGGTCCTCCGGGTGGCTTCCCGGGCGGCATGCCGCCAGGCTTCGGCGCTCCCGCCAGCGCGATTCCGGTCAGGGTGACGAGCGTCATTCGCCGCGACATCGCGGACTACCTGGAGACGAACGGTTCGCTCGAGGCCGAGAACGAGGTCGACATCGTGGCCCGGACGACCGGCCCGATCGTCGAACTGAACGTCGAGGAGGGCGACTTCGTCCGGGCGGGTCAGGTGCTGGCCCGGATCGACGCCGCTGAGATCGAGGCCCAGCTCGGCATTGCCCGGGTCAACCTGGCCGAGGCGGAACTGGCCTGGAACCGCGCCCAGGATTCGTTCCAGGCCGAGGTCGTCAGCCAGGAGGCCTACGACCTGGCGAAGTCCAACTTCGACGCCGCCGCCGCCCAGATCGTCGGCACCGAGATCCTGCTGGACTACACCGTGATCCGGGCGCCCTTCGACGGCCTGATCATCGAGCGGGTGATCAAGAACGCCGAGCACGTCGCGAACAACGCGCGGCTGTTCCGGATCTCCGACTTCGACCCGCTGCTCTGTCCGATTCAGCTTCCCGAGAAGGACCTGCCGCGGCTCAAGCTGGATCAACCCGCCTACCTGACGGTCGAGGCGTATCCCGGCGTGCGCTTCCCCGCCCGGGTGCTGCGGATCAGCCCGGTGGTCGACCCGGCGACCGGTACGGTCAAGGTCACTCTCGAAGTCCAGGCCCAGGGCCGCCTGCGGCCCGGCATGTTCGCCAGCGTGTTCGTCGAGACGGATGTTCACGAGAACGCGATCGTCGTGCCGAAGCAGGCCCTGGTCCTGGAGAGCACTTCCGACACCGTCTACGTGGCGATGGACGACGGAGGGGGCGGCACGGTCGCCCAGCGCCGCGAGCTGGAACTCGGCTACGAGGAGAGCGACAGCCTGGAGGTCCTTTCCGGTTTGCGCGAGGGTGAGGACGTCGTGATCGTCGGTCAGGACGGCCTCTCCGACCGGACACCGATCTCGATCGATGAGCGTGAGGGGCCGGCCGCGGCGCCGGCGATGTTCACGGCGGTCCCGGCCACGGCCGCCGGGCGGGCGACCCAGGTCGCGGCCGGTCAAGTGGCGCCGGTTGCCGGCGGGGCGCCAGCGGCCGAGCAGGCCGCGCCGCGGCCGCGCCGGCCGGGCGGACCCGGGTCCGGTCCGCCGGGGCAGGGAGGTCCCGGAGGCTTCCGCGGTGCTCAGCCGGGAGGGTTCGATCCGAGTCAAATGACCCCCGAACGGCTCGAGATGATGCGGGCCCGCATGAAGGAACGTGGCATGAGCGACGAGCAGATCGACCAGATGATGGAGCGCATCCGCAGCGGCCAGCGGCCGCCAGGAAGACCGCCCGGTGGACCGCCGGGCCGGCAACAGGGTGGACCTCCGGGTTGA
- a CDS encoding prolyl oligopeptidase family serine peptidase produces MAHPDWLGRQPERPYWSSDSDSVYFLRKREGEETRDLYRVDLNDRQTSLVGDGDRAATDAPGGSWDRVRERRAFVKEGDIFVRTLGADGALTQLTRTAAFESAPFFTVAGDVAFRRDGAWLVRDGNTGLVWQPFDVRAEQEPEAVRSAKDSEAGYLERQQPRLLEIVRLRRQREERRREVSQERQAADTSRTALPHYLGKDVEVAASYLSPTLEHLVLRQRPSQRDQGQRDTMPNYVTRSGMVEVEEVRMKVGTAEPIAESLVLLRRGTPEPILLDASVLPGIADDPLAALREAARERKRQREAAANRQADGDLETEKDGEPEDEAGSGDSEKEAEPKPRNVRFGPVSFNRDGSRAAVQIYSTDNKDRWIAAIDLQEGSLTPLHRITDPAWINYAFRDQGWLPDEETLFFLSEETGYSHLTLMDGRTGQRVQVTRGPFVVRSPQVSSDGEFVYFEANRGHPGVFEVYRVPTSGADAAGIEQVTNLGGVNSFRLSPNDRHVLIVHSIATRPPELWLQATAPGTDPVRLTDTVSPEFRAIEWTAPRFVEVPSSHVDRPIHARLYLPSEAAAGPRPAVVFVHGAGYLQNAHQGWSSYFREFMFHTLLARRGYVVLDMDFRASAGYGRDWRTAIYRQMGTPEVEDMADGIDYLVARHGVDRERIGVYGGSYGGFVTFMAMFRRPELFAAGAALRPVTDWAHYNHGYTSNILNTPELDPEAYERSSPIEFAEGLQKPLLICTGMLDDNVLFQDSVRLVQRLIELGKEDWELAVYPAEAHGFVEPSSWLDEYRRILKLFETHLKP; encoded by the coding sequence ATGGCCCACCCGGACTGGCTCGGACGCCAGCCCGAACGGCCGTACTGGAGCAGTGACAGCGACAGTGTGTACTTCCTGCGCAAGCGGGAGGGCGAGGAGACCCGCGATCTCTATCGGGTCGATCTGAACGACCGTCAGACGAGCCTCGTCGGCGACGGCGATCGGGCCGCTACGGACGCGCCCGGCGGCAGTTGGGACCGCGTCAGGGAGCGCCGCGCCTTCGTCAAGGAGGGAGACATCTTCGTACGCACTCTCGGGGCGGACGGCGCTCTGACGCAGCTCACCCGTACGGCCGCCTTCGAAAGCGCCCCCTTCTTCACGGTTGCGGGCGACGTCGCGTTCAGGCGGGACGGTGCCTGGCTGGTACGGGACGGAAACACGGGCCTGGTCTGGCAACCCTTCGACGTGCGGGCCGAACAGGAGCCCGAAGCGGTGCGCTCCGCAAAGGACTCCGAAGCGGGGTACCTGGAGCGGCAGCAGCCTCGCCTGCTGGAGATCGTCCGGCTGCGGCGCCAACGTGAGGAGCGGCGAAGAGAGGTGTCCCAGGAGCGCCAGGCCGCCGACACGAGCCGGACGGCTCTACCCCACTACCTCGGAAAGGACGTCGAGGTCGCGGCTTCCTATCTCTCGCCGACGCTGGAACACCTCGTTCTGCGGCAACGACCCAGCCAGCGCGACCAGGGGCAGAGGGACACGATGCCGAACTACGTGACCCGGAGCGGCATGGTCGAGGTGGAAGAAGTGCGGATGAAGGTCGGTACCGCCGAGCCGATCGCCGAATCCCTGGTGCTGCTGCGCCGCGGCACCCCTGAGCCGATCCTCCTGGACGCGTCCGTCCTGCCGGGCATCGCCGACGATCCGCTGGCGGCACTGCGCGAGGCGGCCCGGGAACGGAAACGACAGCGCGAGGCCGCCGCGAACAGGCAGGCAGACGGCGACCTGGAAACCGAGAAGGACGGCGAACCGGAGGACGAAGCCGGCTCCGGGGACAGCGAGAAGGAAGCCGAGCCGAAACCGCGGAACGTGCGCTTCGGACCCGTGTCCTTCAACCGTGACGGCTCCCGGGCCGCCGTGCAGATCTACTCCACCGACAACAAGGATCGCTGGATCGCGGCGATCGACCTGCAGGAGGGCTCGCTGACTCCGTTGCACCGGATCACGGATCCGGCATGGATCAACTACGCCTTCCGGGACCAGGGCTGGCTGCCGGACGAGGAGACCCTCTTCTTTCTGTCCGAGGAGACCGGCTACTCCCATCTGACGCTCATGGACGGCCGAACCGGCCAGCGCGTGCAGGTGACCCGGGGCCCATTCGTCGTCCGTTCGCCCCAGGTGTCCTCGGATGGAGAATTCGTCTACTTCGAGGCGAACCGCGGCCACCCCGGCGTCTTCGAGGTGTACCGGGTGCCCACCTCCGGAGCCGATGCCGCCGGGATCGAGCAGGTCACGAACCTGGGCGGCGTGAACTCCTTCCGCCTCTCGCCGAACGACCGGCACGTCCTGATCGTGCACTCGATCGCCACGCGGCCTCCGGAGCTCTGGCTCCAGGCGACCGCTCCGGGAACCGATCCCGTCCGGCTGACCGACACGGTTTCACCCGAGTTTCGGGCGATCGAGTGGACGGCGCCGCGATTCGTCGAAGTTCCGTCGTCCCACGTGGATCGTCCCATCCACGCCCGGCTCTACCTGCCCTCTGAAGCGGCCGCGGGGCCGAGGCCGGCCGTCGTCTTCGTCCACGGCGCCGGCTACCTCCAGAACGCCCACCAGGGCTGGTCCTCCTACTTCCGCGAGTTCATGTTCCACACCCTGCTCGCCCGCCGCGGCTACGTGGTTCTCGACATGGACTTCCGCGCCTCCGCCGGCTACGGCCGGGACTGGCGCACCGCGATCTACCGGCAGATGGGCACGCCCGAAGTCGAAGACATGGCCGACGGCATCGACTACCTGGTCGCCAGACACGGCGTCGATCGCGAACGGATCGGCGTCTACGGCGGGTCCTACGGAGGCTTCGTGACGTTCATGGCGATGTTCCGCCGCCCCGAACTGTTCGCGGCGGGAGCGGCCCTGCGCCCGGTGACCGACTGGGCTCACTACAACCACGGCTACACGTCGAACATCCTGAACACGCCGGAACTCGACCCGGAGGCCTACGAGCGCAGCTCGCCGATCGAGTTCGCCGAGGGTCTGCAGAAACCGCTCCTGATCTGCACGGGCATGCTGGACGACAACGTCCTGTTCCAGGACTCCGTTCGGCTCGTCCAGCGCCTCATCGAGCTGGGCAAGGAAGACTGGGAGCTAGCGGTCTATCCGGCCGAAGCCCACGGCTTCGTCGAGCCGTCAAGCTGGCTCGACGAGTACCGCCGCATCCTGAAGCTCTTCGAGACCCACCTCAAACCCTAG
- a CDS encoding sigma-70 family RNA polymerase sigma factor, with amino-acid sequence MPAQKASDRDSTRGSTGVSEDVELVRRASAGDGAAFEALVLRYETPLRKLVYGYVLNWEVAEDVAQDAFLLAYRKLDHLGESAAFKSWLYRIAINRAHDELRRAARWRLRLDRNVGDEALAELPAAGAESAVESRLLRRALVRELARLPKSQRTAVVLKDVAGMKYVEIAEFLGCPIGTAQIRVHRGRQKLRRRLGEPGSRAGGGT; translated from the coding sequence TTGCCAGCTCAGAAAGCCTCCGACCGGGACTCGACCCGCGGGTCGACCGGCGTTTCCGAGGACGTCGAACTCGTTCGACGAGCGTCGGCGGGTGACGGCGCAGCCTTCGAAGCCCTTGTGCTTCGCTACGAGACGCCGTTGCGCAAGCTGGTCTACGGCTACGTACTCAACTGGGAGGTCGCCGAGGACGTGGCCCAGGACGCTTTCCTGCTGGCCTACCGGAAGCTCGACCATCTGGGAGAGTCAGCCGCGTTCAAGAGCTGGCTCTACCGGATCGCGATCAACCGGGCGCACGACGAGCTCCGGCGCGCGGCCCGCTGGCGGCTGCGGCTGGACCGCAACGTGGGGGACGAGGCACTGGCCGAACTGCCGGCGGCCGGCGCGGAGTCGGCCGTCGAGTCGCGGCTGCTACGGCGCGCCCTCGTGCGCGAGCTGGCACGGTTGCCGAAGAGCCAGCGAACGGCGGTCGTGCTGAAGGATGTGGCGGGAATGAAGTACGTGGAGATCGCGGAGTTCCTGGGCTGTCCGATCGGTACAGCGCAGATCCGCGTTCATCGGGGCCGGCAGAAGCTCCGGCGCCGGCTCGGCGAGCCGGGCTCCAGGGCAGGAGGAGGTACATGA